The Stutzerimonas stutzeri RCH2 genomic interval ACGGTGCAGAAAGCATTCGTGCCGCTGGCGGTGAAGCGATCGCCGTACGCTGCGACGTGACGCGCGATGCCGAGGTCAAGGCGCTCATCGAGCAAGTGCTGGCGCAATTCGGTCGGCTCGATTACGCATTCAACAACGCCGGGATCGAGATCGAGCAGGGTCGGTTGGCCGAAGGCAGCGAGGCGGAGTTCGATGCGATCATGGGTGTCAACGTCAAGGGCGTGTGGCTGTGCATGAAGCATCAGTTGCCGGTGATGCTCGCGCAGGGCGGAGGTGCCATCGTCAATACCGCGTCAGTCGCGGGGCTGGGCGCCGCGCCGAAGATGAGTATCTACGCGGCGTCCAAGCATGCGGTGATCGGCCTGACCAAGTCGGCGGCGATCGAGTACGCCAAGAAAAAGATTCGTGTGAATGCCGTATGCCCGGCGGTGATCGATACCGACATGTTCCGCCGCGCCTACGAGGCCGATCCGCGCAAGGCTGAGTTTGCCGCCGCGATGCACCCGGTCGGGCGCATCGGTAAGGTCGAGGAGATCGCCGCCGCAGTGTTGTACCTGTGCTGCGATGGTGCCGCGTTCACTACCGGCCAAGCGTTGGCGGTGGATGGTGGGGCGACGGCGATCTAGCGAGCCTTGCCCGGCCTTCTCTGGGCCGGGCAACGCTTTTGACGCGGCCTAGCTGCGGCGGCTCAGAATCACCAACGTCAACACCCCCGCAATCAGCCCCCAGAGCGCCGCGCCGATTCCGAACAGGGTCAGCCCCGACGCCGTCACCATGAAGGTGATCAGCGCCGCTTCGCGCTCGCTGGGTTGCTGCATGGCCTGGGTCAGGCCTGAGCCGATGGAGCCGAGCAGCGCCAGTGCGGCGACCGACAACACCAGCGCCGCCGGAAAGGCGGCGAACAACGCCGCCAGGGTTGCTCCGAAGATCCCGGCGATTCCGTAGAAAACGCCGCACCAGGCAGCCGCCGTATAGCGTTTGTTCGGATCGGGGTGGGCTTCGGGACCCGCGCAGATCGCCATCGTGATCGCCGCCAGATGGATGCCGTGGGAACCGAAGGGTGCCAGCAACACCGAAGCGATACCTGTCGTCGAGATCAGCGGCGACGCGGGTACCTGATAGCCCTCGGCTCGTAGCACAGCCAGCCCAGGCATATTCTGCGAGGCCATGGCAATGACGAACAGCGGAATGCCGATGCTGAAAATGGCGGCAAAGGACAGTGCTGGCGTGGTCCATACCGGAATCGCCACCTGCAGACTGAAACGCTGAAAGTCCAGCAAACCGGAGACGCCAGCGATCAGGCAGCCGACCAGTAGCGCGGCGAGCACGGCGTAGCGTGGCTGCAGCCGTTTGGCCAGCAGGTAGCTGAAGAACATACCGAGCACCAGCACCGGCTGGACCTCCACAGCTTTGAATATCTCGATGCCGATATTGAACAGCACGCCCGCCAACAGCGCGGCGGCCAGCGACGCCGGCACACGCCGCATCAGGCGCTCGAAGCTGCCGGTCAGGCCGCACAGGGCAATCAGTGCCGAAGCGAAGATGAACGCGCCGATCGCTTCGCCGTATGGCACGCCGGGCAGGCTGGTAATCAGCAGCGCAGCACCAGGAGTCGACCAGGCGACCACCACCGGGGTGCGAAAGCGCAGTGACAGGCCAACGCTGCAGATGGCCATGCCGATCGACAACGCCCAGATCCACGATGAAATCTGCGCCGCACTCAGACCTGCTGCCTGGCCAGCCTGGAACATCAGTACCAGTGAGCTGGTATAGCCGGTGAGCATGGCAATGAAGCCAGCCACGATGGTCGAGGGCGAGCTATCGCTCAGGGGGCGCAAGGCGGTGCGGCTGATCTCAGTCATTTTGCTTTCTACTTATTAAAGATGCGGCGGTGCGCAACGGCGAACCTGGCGTACAAGCCTATTGGCCTCTGCCGGGCTGCGTCGCGGTACAGCCGCGAGTGCATCGGACGTAACAGTCGCCAGCCAGGGTGCAGGTCATCGCCGTACCAGGGCGATGCGCTACAATCTGGCACCCTTGTTGCTATCTAGAGTTTGCCTGCTGCGAAGCGTCAAAAAAACCGCAGCTGTTGGAGGGTTAGATGAGTCAGGGTGTTCAATTCAATCGCTTGATGCTGGAAATGCGGGCCATGCAAACCGATGCAATGGCGCGCGCCAAGCCGGAGGTCAAGACCCAGGAGGTCGGCGCTCCGAGCTTTTCCGACATGCTTGGCCAGGCGGTGAACAAGGTTCACGAAACCCAGCAGGTTTCGAGCCAGATATCCTCTGCCTTCGAAATGGGGCAGGGCGGTGTCGACCTGACCGAAGTGATGATCGCCTCGCAGAAGGCCAGCGTTTCCTTTCAGGCCATGACCCAGGTACGTAACAAACTGGTTCAGGCTTACCAAGACATCATGCAGATGCCGGTGTGAGGCGGGTTGAATCATGGCTGAAGCGTTGAGCAACGTTCCGGTGCCGGCTACTACCGAGAATGCCAAGAAGCCCTTGCTGGGTCTGTCGTTCCTGGAAAACCTGTCGGATATGTCGATGCTGCGGCAGGTTGGCCTGTTGGTCGGCCTGGCAGCCAGTGTCGCGATCGGTTTTGCCGTGGTGCTCTGGTCGCAGCAGCCTGACTACCGCCCATTGCTCGGCAGCCTGGCGGGGATGGACGCCAACCAGGTGATGGAAACCCTCGCCGCCGCGGATATTGCCTATACCGTCGAACCCAATTCCGGTGCCCTGCTGGTCAAGGCCAACGATCTTGCGCGCGCCCGTCTCAAGCTGGCCAGTGCAGGCATCGCTCCGGCCGACAGCAATATCGGTTTCGAGATTCTCGACAAGGATCAGGGCCTCGGCACCAGCCAGTTCATGGAAGCGACCCGTTATCGTCGCGGCCTTGAAGGCGAGCTGGGCCGGACCATCTCCAGCCTGAACAACGTCAAGGGTGCCCGCGTGCACCTGGCCATTCCGAAAAGCTCGGTGTTCGTTCGTGACGAGCGCAAGCCAAGCGCTTCGGTTCTGGTCGAGCTGTATCCGGGCCGCGCCCTGGAGCCGAGCCAGGTGATGGCAATCATCAATCTGGTGGCGACCAGCGTGCCGGAACTGAACAAGTCGCAGATCACCGTGGTGGATCAGAAGGGCAACCTGCTGTCCGACCAGCAGGAACTGACCGAGCTGAGCATGGCCGGCAAGCAGTTCGACTACAGCCGTCGCATGGAGAGCCTCTACACCCAGCGCGTGCACAACATCCTGCAGCCGGTGCTCGGCAGCGGCCGCTACAAGGCTGAAGTCTCGGCAGATGTGGACTTCAGCGCGGTCGAATCCACCTCGGAGACTTTCAACCCCGATCAGCCGGCGCTGCGCAGCGAGCAGAGCGTCAACGAGCAACGTCAGAGCAGCCTGCCGCCGCAGGGCGTGCCGGGCGCGCTGAGCAATCAGCCACCTGGACCGGCCGCTGCGCCTGAACAGGCCAATCAGGCCGCCGCTGCTGCTGGTGCTGTGGCCCCTGGTCAACCGCTGCTGGATGCCAATGGTCAGCAGATCATGGACCCGGCAACGGGCCAGCCGATGCTCGCACCCTTCCCGGCGGACAAGCGCGAGCAGGCCACGCGAAATTACGAGCTCGACCGTTCCATCAGCTATACCAAGCAACAGCATGGACGCCTGCGTCGCTTGTCGGTCGCCGTAGTGGTGGACGATCAGATGACGCTGAATGCAGCCGGCGAGATGGTTCGTGTGCCCTGGACTGCCGATGACCTGGCACGCTTTACCCGCCTCGTGCAGGACTCGGTAGGCTTCGATGCAAGCCGCGGCGACAGCGTCAGCGTGATCAACACGGCCTTCGTGGCGGACAGTTTTGGCGAAACCTTCGAAGAGATTCCGTTCTACTCGCAACCCTGGTTCTGGGATGTCGTCAAGCAGGTGCTCGGCGTGCTGTTCATCCTCGTGCTGGTGTTCGGTGTGCTGCGTCCGGTGCTCAAGAGCCTGACCAATCCCTCCAGTGGCAAGGAGCTGCAAGTCGCCAATGGTCCGGGTGATCTGGGTGACGAGGAAGGCCTGGAGTCGGGCCTGTCGAATGACCGGGTCAGTCTGAGTGGCCCGCAGAACATCCTGTTGCCAAGCCCCAGCGAGGGATATGAAGCCCAGCTGAATGCGATCAAGAACCTGGTGGCCGATGACCCGGGACGGGTAGCCCAGGTGGTGAAAGAGTGGATCAACGCTGATGAATGACAATCGACTTCCCGCCAAGCTCAACAAGGTCGACAAGGCAGCCATCCTGCTGCTCTCGCTGGGTGAAACCGATGCCGCGCAGGTTCTGCGCCATCTCGGTCCGAAGGAGGTGCAGCGGGTCGGCACCGCCATGGCGCAGATGCGCAATGTGCAGAAGACGCAGATCGAACAGGTGATGAGCGAGTTCGTCGAGATCGTCGGCGATCAGACCAGCCTGGGGGTCGGCTCCGATGGCTATATCCGCAAGATGCTCACCCAAGCCCTCGGTGAGGACAAGGCGGGCGGCCTGATCGATCGTATCCTGCTGGGCGGCAATACCAGTGGGCTGGACAGCCTCAAATGGATGGAGCCACGGGCGGTGGCCGATGTGATCCGCTACGAGCACCCACAGATCCAGGCCATCGTGGTTGCCTACCTCGACCCGGATCAGGCCGGCGAGGTGTTGTCGCATTTCGACCACAAGGTGCGGCTGGATATCGTGCTGCGCGTTTCCTCGCTCAATACCGTGCAGCCCGCTGCCCTGAAGGAGCTGAACCTGATTCTGGAGAAACAGTTCTCCGGTAGCACCAACACCAGCCGGGCCAGCCTAGGTGGCGTGAAGCGTGCCGCCGACATCATGAACTACCTGGACAGCTCCATCGAAGGCCAGCTGATGGACGCGATTCGCGACGTGGACGAGGATCTGTCCAGCCAGATCGAAGACCTTATGTTCGTCTTCGACAACCTTGCCGAAGTCGACGACCGTGGCATTCAGGTGCTGCTGCGTGAGGTATCCTCCGACGTGCTGGTGATGGCGCTCAAGGGCGCCGACGACGGCATCAAGGAGAAGGTCTTCAAGAACATGTCCAAGCGCGCCGGCGAGCTGCTGCGCGACGATCTGGAAGCCAAGGGGCCGGTGCGCGTCAGCGATGTCGAAAACGCGCAGAAGGAAATCCTCACCATTGCTCGCCGCATGGCCGAAGCCGGGGAAATCGTCCTAGGCTCCAAGGGCGGCGAAGAGATGATCTAAGCAGGTACGAACCCTACACATGGCCAAGGACAACCCCAGCGATCTCATTCGCGCGAAGGACGTCAGTTTGTTCGATCGCTGGTCTTTGCCCAGTTTCGATCCGCAAGGTGAAGAACAGCTGGTGCCTGCGGCTGCGGTCGTCGAGCAACCGGTCGAGGAGTTGGCGCGCAGCGAGGACGTTCCGGTCGAGGAAGTCAAACCGCTGACGCTCGACGAACTCGAGGCGATCCGCCAGCAGGCTTACAACGAGGGCTTCGCCACCGGCGAGAAGGACGGTTTTCACGCTGGGCAGCTAAAGGCCCGTCAGGAAGCCGACGCGGCGCTGGCGCCTCGCGTGGAAAGCCTGGAGCGGCTGATGGGTCAATTGCTCGACCCGATCGCCGATCAGGATCGCAACCTCGAACATGCGATGGCCACGTTGGTCAGCCACATGGCGCGCGAAGTGATCCAGCGCGATCTGCTGATCGATTCCAGCCAGATTCGCCAGGTGTTGCGCGAAGCGCTGAAGCTGTTGCCGATGGGGGCCAGCAACGTGCGCATTCACGTCAATCCGCAGGATTTCGAGCTGATCAAGGCGCTGCGTGAGCGTCACGAGGAAAGCTGGCGAATCCTCGAGGACAGCAGCCTGCTGCCCGGTGGCTGCCATATCGAAACCGAACACAGCCGGATCGATGCCAGCATCGAAACGCGCCTCACCCAGGCCATCAAGCAACTGTTCGAGCAGCAGCGCGAAAATGCCACTCATCCCCCGGCAGCGGATCTGACAATCGATCTGGAAGGTTCCGATGCGCCTTGAGCGGGTCAGTTTCGCCAAACGTTTCGAAGCCTATGAAGCGGCGATCAAGCTGCCCAGCCAGCCGCTGCTGGAAGGGCGCTTGCTGCGCATGGTCGGCCTCACGCTCGAGGCGGAAGGCCTGCGCGCGGCGGTCGGCAGCCGCTGCCTGGTGATCAACGACGACAGCTATCACCCCACCGAGGTCGAGGCCGAGGTGATGGGCTTTTCCAGCGGCAAGCTGTATCTGATGCCGGTCGGCAGCCTGGCGGGCATCGCCCCCGGTGCGCGTGTCGTGCCGCTGGTCAATACCGGGCGGCTGCCCATGGGCACGTCCATGCTCGGTCGCGTGCTCGACGGGGCGGGGCGTGCGCTGGATGGCAAGGGCGGCATGAAGGCCGAGGACTGGGTGCCGATGGATGGGCCGGTGATCAACCCGCTCAAGCGCCATCCGATCAGCGAGCCGCTGGATGTCGGCATCCGCAGCATCAATGGCCTGTTGACGGTCGGGCGCGGTCAGCGTCTCGGACTGTTCGCTGGTACCGGTGTCGGCAAGTCGGTGCTGCTGGGCATGATGACCCGTTTCACCGAGGCCGACATCATCGTGGTCGGGCTGATCGGCGAACGTGGCCGCGAGGTCAAGGAGTTCATCGAGAACATCCTCGGCGAGGAGAGCATCAAGCGTTCGGTGGTGGTCGCGTCGCCGGCCGACGAGGCGCCGCTGATGCGGCTGCGTGCCGCGCAATATTGCACACGAATCGCCGAGTATTTTCGCGACAAGGGCAAGAACGTGTTGCTGCTGATGGATTCGCTGACGCGTTACGCCCAGGCCCAGCGTGAGATCGCCCTGGCCATCGGTGAACCCCCGGCGACCAAAGGATACCCGCCGTCGGTGTTCGCCAAGCTGCCCAGTCTGGTCGAGCGCGCCGGTAATGCCGAGCAGGGCGGTGGTTCCATCACGGCGTTCTATACCGTATTGTCGGAAGGCGATGACCAGCAGGACCCGATCGCCGACGCCGCTCGTGGGGTGCTTGACGGGCACATCGTGCTGTCGCGCCGGCTGGCCGAGGAAGGCCACTACCCGGCGATCGACATCGAGGCCTCCATCAGTCGGGTCATGCCGCAGGTGGTAAGCGCCGATCACGTTCGCGCTTCGCAGCGCTTCAAGCAGTTGTGGTCGCGCTACCAGCAGAGCCGCGACCTGATCAGCGTCGGTGCCTACGTGCCGGGTGGCGATCCGGAAACCGACATGGCGATTGCACGGCAGGCTGAAATGGTCCGCTATCTGCGCCAGGGGCTCGGTGAAAGCGAAAACCTGGACCAGAGTGCCGCGCAACTGGCTGCGGTCTTCAGTCCACGGCAGGCGGGCTAACCGATGGCGGCCAGTCGAGCGGCGCGCCTGGCGCCGGTCATCGAAATGGCCGAGCGCGCGGAACGTGATGCCGCGCGCCTGCTGGGGCAGGCGCAGACGCAGCTCGCGCAGGCTGAAACCAAGCTCGCCGAGCTCGATCAGTACTTTCGCGATTATCAGCAACAGTGGATGCAGCAGGGTAGCCAAGGCGTTTCCGGTCAGTGGCTGATGAACTACCAGCGTTTTCTGTCGCAGCTGGAGTCGGCTATCGGCCAGCAGCAGCGCAGCGTCAACTGGTATCGCGACAATCTGCTCAAGGTCCGTCAGCAGTGGCATCAAAAGCATGCGCGCTTGGAGGGCCTGAGCAAGCTGATCGAAAGCTATCAGCGCGAGGCGCGCATCGCGGCAGACAAACGTGAACAAAAGTTGCTCGACGAATTCGCTCAGCGGCTTGCCGGGCGTGCTCGCGACCTATGACCACACCCGCCATGCTTCGGCGCGATCCGGCCGGATTCGTGCTTGCCGTGTTGTAGCTTGAATGATAAATCTTCACCCGTTTTCCACGCAGCGACCATCGACCCTGGATAGACGTTCGATCCGGCCCGGTACGGTCGCTGCACATCCAGCCCGAATACGGCTGTCACTACGCTTAAGCGACGGCTGCCAATGCGCGCGGCCTCAAGACGTTCCGGATCAGGGAGTGCCACATGACCATTAACTCGCAGCCTTCGGTGGATGGGCAGGAGCTGACCATTTCCATTAGCGGACGCTTCGACTTCAATGCGCATCAGGCCTTCCGCGATGCTTATCAGCGTCAGGACGTGAACCCTCAGCGTTACGTGGTGAATCTGCAGGGCACCACCTACATGGACAGCTCCGCGCTGGGCATGCTGCTGTTGCTGCGTGACCACGCCGGCGGCGATGAAGCCGACATTCGTCTGCTCAATTGCAGCCCTGATGTTCGCAAGATTCTTTCGGTATCCAACTTCGAACAACTGTTCGTGATTGCCTGACATGCCCATGCGGCTGTCGATTCTGATCGCCGAGGACAGCCCGGTCGATCGAATGCTGCTTTCAACGATCGTTACCAGGCAGGGACATCGGGTACTTACCGCGGCGGATGGTCAGGAGGCGGTCGAGCTGTTCCAGCAGGAGCGGCCACAGCTGGTGCTGATGGATGCCCTGATGCCGGTGATGGACGGTTTCGAGGCGGCACGACGGATCAAGCAGCTCGCCGGTGATGAGCTGGTGCCGATCATCTTTCTGACTTCGCTGACAGAAAACGAAGCGCTGGTGCAGTGCCTGGAAGCAGGTGGCGACGACTTCATTGCCAAGCCTTACAACCCGATCATTCTCGAAGCCAAGATCCAGGCCATGCACCGCCTGCGCCGACTCCAGGCGACGGTGCTCGAGCAGCGCGACCTGATTGCCAGGCGCAACCAGCAACTGCTCGCCGAGCACCGGGCGGCCAAGGCGATCTTCGACAAGGTTGCCCATGCCGGTTGCCTGAGCGCGCCGAATATCCGTTATCGCCAATCGCCGCAAGCCCTGTTCAATGGTGACCTGCTACTGGCGGCCCAGGCGCCGGCAGGGCAGATGTTCGTCCTGCTCGGCGATTTCACCGGGCATGGTCTGCCCGCGGCCATCGGTGCCATGCCGCTGGCAGAGACTTTCTACGGGATGGCCGCCAAGGGCTACTCCGGCGCCGATATCCTTCGTGAGATGAACGCCAAGCTCAAGCAGATCCTCCCGGTGGAAATGTTCTGCTGCGCGATGTTGCTCGACATCAATCCCAAGCAGGGCAGCCTGCGTGTGTGGAACGGTGGGTTGCCGGATGGTTACCTGATAGGTGCCAATGGCCAGCGCACCGCTCTGGTGTCGCGGCATCTGCCGTTGGGGGTGGTCTCTGCTGCGGCGCTCGACGACAAGTTCGAGCATTACCCGCTGGCACCCGGCGACCGACTGCTATTGCTGTCCGATGGCGTGGTGGAGAGTCGCAACGCCGACGATGAGCTGTTTGGCGAACAGCGCTTGCTGGCTGCGCTGACTGCCAATCGCGATCCGGCGCAGCTCTTTGATGAGATCGAGCAGGCGCTGCTGGATTTCCATGGCCAGCAACACGACGACCTTAGCCTGGTCGAGGTCGTGGTCACTGATGAGGCGATGGCAATGCCGCTGGTTGCGCCGGCTACTGCGCATCGCTCGCGGCCCATGGATTGGTCGGTGCGGCTCGAGCTGCGCGCCGAAAGCCTGCGTAGCGGTAATCCATTGCCGATGCTGTTGCAGCTGCTTCTGCAGGTCAACCAGCTGCGCCCGCGTGCTGGTGCGATCTACGCGGTGCTGGGCGAGCTGTATTCCAACGCGTTGGAGCACGGGGTGCTTGGTTTGGATTCGGCACTGAAGCGTGACGCCGAGGGCTTCCAGCGTTACTACGATCTGCGCCAGCAGCGGCTGCAGGCCCTGGCGGAGGGGTATGTGCATCTGGAGCTGGCCATCAGAACCGACAGCCAGGGCGGACGCTTGCGCATTTCCATCGGTGACAGTGGCGCCGGGTT includes:
- a CDS encoding SDR family oxidoreductase — its product is MSMTFSGQVALVTGAAAGIGRATAQAFAEQGLKVVLADIDEAGIRDGAESIRAAGGEAIAVRCDVTRDAEVKALIEQVLAQFGRLDYAFNNAGIEIEQGRLAEGSEAEFDAIMGVNVKGVWLCMKHQLPVMLAQGGGAIVNTASVAGLGAAPKMSIYAASKHAVIGLTKSAAIEYAKKKIRVNAVCPAVIDTDMFRRAYEADPRKAEFAAAMHPVGRIGKVEEIAAAVLYLCCDGAAFTTGQALAVDGGATAI
- a CDS encoding benzoate/H(+) symporter BenE family transporter; amino-acid sequence: MTEISRTALRPLSDSSPSTIVAGFIAMLTGYTSSLVLMFQAGQAAGLSAAQISSWIWALSIGMAICSVGLSLRFRTPVVVAWSTPGAALLITSLPGVPYGEAIGAFIFASALIALCGLTGSFERLMRRVPASLAAALLAGVLFNIGIEIFKAVEVQPVLVLGMFFSYLLAKRLQPRYAVLAALLVGCLIAGVSGLLDFQRFSLQVAIPVWTTPALSFAAIFSIGIPLFVIAMASQNMPGLAVLRAEGYQVPASPLISTTGIASVLLAPFGSHGIHLAAITMAICAGPEAHPDPNKRYTAAAWCGVFYGIAGIFGATLAALFAAFPAALVLSVAALALLGSIGSGLTQAMQQPSEREAALITFMVTASGLTLFGIGAALWGLIAGVLTLVILSRRS
- the fliE gene encoding flagellar hook-basal body complex protein FliE — its product is MSQGVQFNRLMLEMRAMQTDAMARAKPEVKTQEVGAPSFSDMLGQAVNKVHETQQVSSQISSAFEMGQGGVDLTEVMIASQKASVSFQAMTQVRNKLVQAYQDIMQMPV
- the fliF gene encoding flagellar basal-body MS-ring/collar protein FliF; translated protein: MAEALSNVPVPATTENAKKPLLGLSFLENLSDMSMLRQVGLLVGLAASVAIGFAVVLWSQQPDYRPLLGSLAGMDANQVMETLAAADIAYTVEPNSGALLVKANDLARARLKLASAGIAPADSNIGFEILDKDQGLGTSQFMEATRYRRGLEGELGRTISSLNNVKGARVHLAIPKSSVFVRDERKPSASVLVELYPGRALEPSQVMAIINLVATSVPELNKSQITVVDQKGNLLSDQQELTELSMAGKQFDYSRRMESLYTQRVHNILQPVLGSGRYKAEVSADVDFSAVESTSETFNPDQPALRSEQSVNEQRQSSLPPQGVPGALSNQPPGPAAAPEQANQAAAAAGAVAPGQPLLDANGQQIMDPATGQPMLAPFPADKREQATRNYELDRSISYTKQQHGRLRRLSVAVVVDDQMTLNAAGEMVRVPWTADDLARFTRLVQDSVGFDASRGDSVSVINTAFVADSFGETFEEIPFYSQPWFWDVVKQVLGVLFILVLVFGVLRPVLKSLTNPSSGKELQVANGPGDLGDEEGLESGLSNDRVSLSGPQNILLPSPSEGYEAQLNAIKNLVADDPGRVAQVVKEWINADE
- the fliG gene encoding flagellar motor switch protein FliG; protein product: MNDNRLPAKLNKVDKAAILLLSLGETDAAQVLRHLGPKEVQRVGTAMAQMRNVQKTQIEQVMSEFVEIVGDQTSLGVGSDGYIRKMLTQALGEDKAGGLIDRILLGGNTSGLDSLKWMEPRAVADVIRYEHPQIQAIVVAYLDPDQAGEVLSHFDHKVRLDIVLRVSSLNTVQPAALKELNLILEKQFSGSTNTSRASLGGVKRAADIMNYLDSSIEGQLMDAIRDVDEDLSSQIEDLMFVFDNLAEVDDRGIQVLLREVSSDVLVMALKGADDGIKEKVFKNMSKRAGELLRDDLEAKGPVRVSDVENAQKEILTIARRMAEAGEIVLGSKGGEEMI
- the fliH gene encoding flagellar assembly protein FliH, which translates into the protein MAKDNPSDLIRAKDVSLFDRWSLPSFDPQGEEQLVPAAAVVEQPVEELARSEDVPVEEVKPLTLDELEAIRQQAYNEGFATGEKDGFHAGQLKARQEADAALAPRVESLERLMGQLLDPIADQDRNLEHAMATLVSHMAREVIQRDLLIDSSQIRQVLREALKLLPMGASNVRIHVNPQDFELIKALRERHEESWRILEDSSLLPGGCHIETEHSRIDASIETRLTQAIKQLFEQQRENATHPPAADLTIDLEGSDAP
- the fliI gene encoding flagellar protein export ATPase FliI encodes the protein MRLERVSFAKRFEAYEAAIKLPSQPLLEGRLLRMVGLTLEAEGLRAAVGSRCLVINDDSYHPTEVEAEVMGFSSGKLYLMPVGSLAGIAPGARVVPLVNTGRLPMGTSMLGRVLDGAGRALDGKGGMKAEDWVPMDGPVINPLKRHPISEPLDVGIRSINGLLTVGRGQRLGLFAGTGVGKSVLLGMMTRFTEADIIVVGLIGERGREVKEFIENILGEESIKRSVVVASPADEAPLMRLRAAQYCTRIAEYFRDKGKNVLLLMDSLTRYAQAQREIALAIGEPPATKGYPPSVFAKLPSLVERAGNAEQGGGSITAFYTVLSEGDDQQDPIADAARGVLDGHIVLSRRLAEEGHYPAIDIEASISRVMPQVVSADHVRASQRFKQLWSRYQQSRDLISVGAYVPGGDPETDMAIARQAEMVRYLRQGLGESENLDQSAAQLAAVFSPRQAG
- the fliJ gene encoding flagellar export protein FliJ yields the protein MAASRAARLAPVIEMAERAERDAARLLGQAQTQLAQAETKLAELDQYFRDYQQQWMQQGSQGVSGQWLMNYQRFLSQLESAIGQQQRSVNWYRDNLLKVRQQWHQKHARLEGLSKLIESYQREARIAADKREQKLLDEFAQRLAGRARDL
- a CDS encoding STAS domain-containing protein, which gives rise to MTINSQPSVDGQELTISISGRFDFNAHQAFRDAYQRQDVNPQRYVVNLQGTTYMDSSALGMLLLLRDHAGGDEADIRLLNCSPDVRKILSVSNFEQLFVIA
- a CDS encoding fused response regulator/phosphatase, producing MPMRLSILIAEDSPVDRMLLSTIVTRQGHRVLTAADGQEAVELFQQERPQLVLMDALMPVMDGFEAARRIKQLAGDELVPIIFLTSLTENEALVQCLEAGGDDFIAKPYNPIILEAKIQAMHRLRRLQATVLEQRDLIARRNQQLLAEHRAAKAIFDKVAHAGCLSAPNIRYRQSPQALFNGDLLLAAQAPAGQMFVLLGDFTGHGLPAAIGAMPLAETFYGMAAKGYSGADILREMNAKLKQILPVEMFCCAMLLDINPKQGSLRVWNGGLPDGYLIGANGQRTALVSRHLPLGVVSAAALDDKFEHYPLAPGDRLLLLSDGVVESRNADDELFGEQRLLAALTANRDPAQLFDEIEQALLDFHGQQHDDLSLVEVVVTDEAMAMPLVAPATAHRSRPMDWSVRLELRAESLRSGNPLPMLLQLLLQVNQLRPRAGAIYAVLGELYSNALEHGVLGLDSALKRDAEGFQRYYDLRQQRLQALAEGYVHLELAIRTDSQGGRLRISIGDSGAGFDVTRALQVQLGSGRFSGRGLHLVRQLSDGFDWQSDGRGLSVEFVWRPDA